The sequence CAATAGTTCAGGAAAAGTTCAATGTTGTTCACAATCAGCTTCTTACTGTGCGTATCGATGGCATGTTCTAATTCATAGTCAATTTTAGAAAAGCAATCCATCACAATACCTCGTTCACGTTTGGACAAGTGCAGGGCTTCATTCGATTGGTAACCAAAGAAGCTAAATTCCTGTATGTGACGCCCCAGCGAAGTACCATGAATTAAATCCGGGTGAAAAACCAGCGCATAGCCTTTGGGCTGATACGTCTCCCCGTTGCTATTTATCCCTGCCACCTGACCCGGTGCCAGAAAAACCAGCGTACCCTCCTGGTAATCATAGGTATGCAGGCCATATACCAAATCACCGCATTTGACGTCTTTTAAGAATATAGTGTAGAAGCCAAAATACATGCGGGACCCTTGTCTTGGATCTGCCTTGGAAAGATCGACAACACTTACCAGCGGGTGCAGGGTTTCATTATTATTGAAGGCATTGTAGTCGCTTATTGTCTCAAATCGTCTTAGGGTATCCATAGTAGTACCGTTATAACCAAGTCAAAATTACCGCTTTCCTGCCAGCCTTCCTGATGCG comes from Spirosoma aureum and encodes:
- a CDS encoding helix-turn-helix domain-containing protein, whose product is MDTLRRFETISDYNAFNNNETLHPLVSVVDLSKADPRQGSRMYFGFYTIFLKDVKCGDLVYGLHTYDYQEGTLVFLAPGQVAGINSNGETYQPKGYALVFHPDLIHGTSLGRHIQEFSFFGYQSNEALHLSKRERGIVMDCFSKIDYELEHAIDTHSKKLIVNNIELFLNYCVRFYDRQFITRDTVHKGILERFEHLLNEYYQADKPQLIGLPSVAYCASELNLSANYFGDLIKKETGKTAQEYIQTKVIEVAKERIFDQSKSVSQLAYELGFKYPQHFMRLFKQRVGQSPNEYRTLHNN